From Bacteroidia bacterium:
CCCACTTTTTGCTGCTGGAAATCCGTAGCGCCTTTGTTGGAGGTCAACAATAACAGAATGGCCCATTTACCGGAAAACTCCATGAATGGCGTCACAGAATCCTCGCCCATATACGGAGAGACTGTAATGGCATCGAATGGAAAAGTTTCAAAAAATGCGCGGGCATATTGGCGGCCTGTATTGGCAATGTCTCCGCGTTTGGCATCGGCAATTTTGAAGGTATCTGCCGGCAATTCCTGTAATGTGCGCTCCAGGCTCCTCCAGCCCTTCATCCCCTGTGCTTCGTAAAAAGCCGTGTTGATTTTATATGCCACTGCAAAATCGCGGGTAGCGTTGATGATTTCCCTGTTAAATTCAAAAACAGGATCAGGCAGACGAGAGAAAGGTGCGGGAATTTTATCAGGATCTGTATCAAGCCCCACGCACAGAAAGGAGCGCTTTTTCCTGATTTGACTTACAAGTTCTTCTTTCTGCAATGTTCTTTAATTTAAGATAAATTCATTTGATTCAAGCGTGTTACTTTGATTTAGATCTCTGTCATAAATCCAGACCCTTAGCTTTACGGTATCGCCAACCACAGGTAGCTGAAGCAACGGAAAATCCAAAAGTATTTCATATCTGATTTCACCTGTTATGGGTTGCGGATCGCGCCCTGCTCCAAGCAATCTGCTAATTCGGGTATGGAAATTCAGTGGACCTCCCGGATCCGGATGGTTCATCGAAACTGTTTGGAAGGTGTCATTTATTTTTTCCAAATATTCTACATGCAGATTATAAAAATACTGGCTCCCGGGATCAAAAGGTGGGAAAGTATCGCCAGGAGATAATCCGATATCACCGTTGCCATCTTCATATCCAATCCTAATGGTGAGTGTATCGGAGCTTGTCTGCTCCTCCATCTGCAAATACGTGAGCACCGGCACATCAAGTAAACCTGCTGTTTTCTTGCACCCCGCCAATAAACCTGCGGCCAAAACCGGCAGGGAAACAATAATAATTTTGCAGAAAGCCGTTGACTGAAAAAATGCTGGCATATTTTATTAAATGTGCATGAAATATTTTACAAACATACTCCTGCCGTTAGCGGTAAAAAAGCTGATAAATAATCACTGATCATGCAATCTCCTGAAAGTTTTAAGGATTTGCTCTTCTCCGTTCATCCGGGAAATTTCGAAAAAATGGCCTTGTCACTTTTTCGTTATCAGGCGAAAGAAAACAGTGTTTACAGAACGTATCTGGAACATCTTAACGTAAATCCGAAAGATATTGATGCCATAGATCAAATACCTTTTTTACCTGTGGAGCTTTTCAGGAATCATAAGGTAATGACAGGCCATCAGCCAGTTGCGAAAATATTCAGAAGCAGTGGAACCACAGGCAGCATTGCCTCTCAACATTATGTAGCCGATATCCAGCTTTACGAGAAATCACTGCTGCATTGTTTCCGGCAATTCTATGGCGATCCTGCTGAATATATCTTCCTTGCGCTGCTCCCATCCTATCTGGAACGTGCCCAATCTTCCCTGGTATACATGGCTCAGGTCCTTATCAGAGAGAGCAATCATTCCAGCAGTGGATTTTTTAAGGATGATCTCCCGAAGCTGCTGGCGCTAATTGAGCAGGAAAGGAATGCTCCCCGCAAAATATTTCTGCTGGGAGTAAGCTTTGCTTTGCTGGACCTGGCCCAGCAAT
This genomic window contains:
- a CDS encoding acyl transferase, producing MQSPESFKDLLFSVHPGNFEKMALSLFRYQAKENSVYRTYLEHLNVNPKDIDAIDQIPFLPVELFRNHKVMTGHQPVAKIFRSSGTTGSIASQHYVADIQLYEKSLLHCFRQFYGDPAEYIFLALLPSYLERAQSSLVYMAQVLIRESNHSSSGFFKDDLPKLLALIEQERNAPRKIFLLGVSFALLDLAQQYKPQLGRAIVMETGGMKGRREELIREELHHELKMGFGIETIHSEYGMTELLSQAYSAGNGSFRCPPWMSVLIRDISDPFAFLPQGDSGAINIIDFANLYSCSFIATSDIGRCHAHGSFEVLGRLDHSEIRGCSLLMP
- the pyrF gene encoding orotidine-5'-phosphate decarboxylase, which codes for MQKEELVSQIRKKRSFLCVGLDTDPDKIPAPFSRLPDPVFEFNREIINATRDFAVAYKINTAFYEAQGMKGWRSLERTLQELPADTFKIADAKRGDIANTGRQYARAFFETFPFDAITVSPYMGEDSVTPFMEFSGKWAILLLLTSNKGATDFQQQKVGNERLFELILKRSQQWDGHQRLMYVMGATHPSELATIRKLAPDAFFLIPGVGAQGGSLSAVAEAALTSECGLLVNASRAILYAGTGEDFAAKAQDKAREYQQEMESLLQKYRV